From Oncorhynchus clarkii lewisi isolate Uvic-CL-2024 chromosome 26, UVic_Ocla_1.0, whole genome shotgun sequence, the proteins below share one genomic window:
- the LOC139385095 gene encoding ankyrin repeat domain-containing protein 11-like isoform X2 codes for MPKGGGSKTPQLEDFPLNTDMVEKQSGKKDKVLSNKTPKLDRSDGVKEMKEKASKRKLPFTVGANGDQKDSDSEKQGPERKRIKKEPTNTRKSGLPFGMGMPGIRAGYPLSERQQVALLMQMTAEESVNSPDTTPKHQSQSSLGQKGTPNSASKTKDKVNKRNERGETRLHRSAIRGEARRIKELISEGADVNVKDFAGWTALHEACNRGYYDVAKQLLAAGAEVNTKGLDDDTPLHDASNNGHFKVVKLLLRYGGDPRQSNRRGETALKVANSPTMLNLLLGKGTYTSSEESSSESSEEEDAPSFAPSSSVDGNNTDSEFEKGLKLKGKKGLDQALSTTTTPVKDEYEFDEDDEEERVPPVDDKHLLKKEFRKESPSVTKAGGLISVPKGEVVKTYSKSNSLTPKKAVRRILSDSSDEDNGTLCFTPMPTPRQPAPPTNNKARDSATLSSKQQKEKTKVKKKRKKETKNNVSKEVRFGKVNDKFCTSDSDCGDIGSEDDEGSMKSSNCIKDSTMSLKESSAFSTHSASSSSSSHGSMSSQKLTPSLTEHNPKQWRTDGWKTVSSPVWSDVSSLSDSVRTRLSSESDYSSADSSVESVKQVRKKAQENRKKNNVHNNALDKKNSDFHKNSNTDSTVSKTDKDGKVLKKHKVKHKHKNKEKEKAPSLVLNQDMNEKFVKSFSFDFDDSRQKSLLVETESPAESKVKLSKHEKEHLKKEDRLSKGKSEDRDWSSGKEVQRNAKEEKSKKTRESTKEKPSKEEREKPLKTEKEKSLKEKEKPKEEKQQKTHKEEKKKKSKDKSSKPDRKSSEQKEEKHIKVDKEKREEKEKSKKDKVLKEEPDYDVYDVSNRFLNLEDTKLSASDDHHDRWASDLSSDCDLYGDDSWDAPPVKDYKEYKASNTVKLIVETEKIESRDRRKENKIKDKKLDHNDKRSEKEPTSKKKEKDSSERICDKKKDLTEKQKLNSSHSVEKEKKRKESADTVKEKKEKDPTDSSRDRKDSYEFTKERKDLKIKQESIRDDYGNEASFKEIEPVSKPCEIRERNHSGKEKDRKGDGVEKREKTKADKHKEKPKDRSIEQDKEKPERTSTEKLLKEKDTDRGSKDKKEGAKDKHKDTHSKDKDRKVSSEQTKDKKEKASQDKHADRDKDVLEVKKEERKPEKVKPEKTWYKIADIFTDESEDEEDNYNGGVAKLSDSLGLSDSHRKDSTSDRDELDHFQTEKPRKYSAEAKHTTEKQKDKDHKKKDKTTFDMGKERKGSLEKHNKDKKVKDSVDAKHKERKDRMSVDSNQEKKNKQKLLDKRDANEEKTKSKYKDKQDHVNDRKPSKGSGENEKSLLEKLEEEAMNDYKDDSNDKNSELSSDSFTDQVHEPVLSSYYDSSNISLPDITDERRDSLSISNPQDKFREKERHRHSSSSSSKKSHDKEKDKVKKEKGDKQDKIEEIRESYGRRESLPFEKEPMPLEADPYTFPFGSKGDKDDFEKTLEFEKEMSKKADKDKLSTVISDKIKDKKKKEKHKEKVKEEKHKYTDGFGSLKHSKEEIKSGLKESPQMINLKERSKEDSPKFDVRKERNRDSLDKDSRVDHVKSKVKEENEKVIQSKDTARKDNRPRSKLLVDGDLKLTSFGQMLGLKDQEIEERHKKHKERMKQMEKLRHRSGDPKLRDKTKSTEEIKKNRNELSSKKSNSLESALKEKKLKDVGLPAQIMSPERKPQPIDTQNSKDWLAGHQMKENLPASPRQDQNRPTGVPTPTSVISCPSYEEIMQTPRTPSCSAEDYPDIMFDGLDCQNSSAMAMSMNACSPSFFDRYSNSSHTFQEGTCITPAKNLQLPLVSRSASSDVRRPLEDEFKAEAGKFLQHILPDASEFDLAASQPPEDKAASVERLECLSPPYFSPIRMLSPGLELAQPALDGATTAMAGTETCEHLPESVYNNFLMKPSTPVHRPDPQEPCLDIAAPPTPAPAALPPLDIDDLSEPHQSEHSLVPSDPVSGSEYLPPVVEEEEEEEEEDYEEEGEEEEDEEEEEEEGDLEEPTDADHHAAEETTDVCSFSPPRVEEPLRKDWAESPERRVAEVHQLTPSHPLPNLVENSSDHTISWNCEMILKSPQRNYGEIEAAVSKITSPFSHSDSDLQPIAAIPGHPSVTPPYAAYRSYVPDPDFDEQKEAVEDILISPARPEMTPMELEPNYLTTISSSTRLESFFTDCKPNLEDNHQMDSELSCAVQDGRQNSHGFTSESHMPLAVSNEPVVPWTDPFSATVDELDDLGPFSLPDLPSLSLPTSLPDKEMPELDVRDAVPTDYKPPPAHIRPPAIETIEGEELMEVDLPILAKPLCPSAVLPLNDSLQDLVVPSPKHNFQPEFESEPQNVPENNFVKPQVFENRATYEETDESDGNMMFSAVNTNNTPHHRQMSLTESLSVVIAPCMDSLTTVKPEQSGQVSDPFVGPTCSPVPSVPLPVAVTISGTVHVSEALETTSKLTVTLTTLSTDLPKKVEEIPQRMTRNRAQMLAKQENTTTTTTKKQSSRVVAESTTTTTIPASVIPPSAPTPVTMSMAVTTTTPIPTPTFVPFVVLEKEKELVTTISTTATITPTPPLPPPVVVSKTKGRPVEEEESQTQHPRKRKFPKPQVQLVNTAMQQTREMIQQTLAVIVNAIKLDDIEPYHSDRSNPYFEYLQIRKKIEEKRKILCYITPQAPQCYAEYVTYTGSYLLDGKPLSKLHIPVIAPPPSLSEPLKELFRQQETVRGKLRLQHSIEREKLIVSCEQEVLRVHCRAARTIANQAVPFSACTMLLDSEVYNMPTESQGDENKSVRDRFNARQFISWIQDVDDKYDRMKTCLLMRQQHEAAALNAVQRMEWQLKVQELDPAVHKSLCVNEVPSFYVPMVDVNDDFVLLPA; via the exons ATGCCCAAGGGTGGGGGTTCAAAAACCCCCCAGCTGGAAGACTTCCCACTCAACACTGACATGGTGGAGAAGCAGAGTGGGAAGAAG GATAAAGTATTGTCAAACAAGACTCCTAAATTGGACCGCAGCGATGGCGTCAAAGAGATGAAAGAGAAGGCATCCAAGAGGAAGCTTCCCTTCACTGTTGGAGCCAATGGAGACCAGAAAGATTCTGACTCAG aaAAGCAAGGTCCGGAACGGAAGCGCATTAAAAAGGAGCCCACCAACACCAGGAAGTCAGGCCTGCCGTTTGGGATGGGCATGCCAGGGATCCGGGCCGGGTACCCCCTCTCTGAGCGGCAGCAGGTGGCTCTTCTCATGCAGATGACGGCTGAAGAGTCAGTCAACAGTCCAG ACACAACACCAAAGCATCAGTCACAGTCAAGTCTGGGCCAGAAGGGAACGCCAAACTCTGCATCTAAAACCAAAGACAAAGTAAACAAGAGAAATGAGAGGGGCGAGACGAGGCTGCACCGGTCAGCCATCCGCGGAGAGGCACGCCGCATCAAGGAGCTCATCAGTGAGGGAGCGGACGTGAATGTAAAAGACTTCGCAG GCTGGACTGCACTGCATGAAGCGTGCAACCGAGGCTACTACGACGTGGCCAAGCAGCTGCTGGCAGCCGGTGCAGAGGTCAACACCAAGGGCCTGGACGACGACACCCCTCTGCATGACGCATCAAACAACGGGCACTTCAAG GTGGTAAAGTTGCTTTTAAGGTATGGAGGGGACCCTCGACAAAGCAACAGAAGGGGTGAAACCGCGTTGAAGGTTGCGAACTCCCCAACGATGCTCAATCTGTTGCTTGGAAAAGGCACGTATACCTCCAGTGAGGAGAGCTCGTCAG AATCCTCAGAGGAAGAAGATGCCCCATCGTTTGCCCCATCCAGTTCGGTTGATGGCAATAACACAGACTCAGAGTTTGAGAAGGGCCTGAAGCTGAAAGGGAAGAAAGGGCTGGATCAGGCCCTATCCACAACAACCACCCCCGTCAAGGACGAGTATGAGTTTGACGAGGACGATGAGGAAGAGCGCGTCCCTCCGGTGGACGACAAGCACTTGCTCAAGAAAGAGTTCCGCAAGGAGTCTCCCAGTGTCACGAAGGCTGGCGGCTTAATTTCTGTACCGAAGGGGGAGGTGGTCAAAACCTATTCCAAAAGCAACTCGCTCACACCAAAGAAGGCTGTTAGACGGATTCTCTCTGACAGCTCAGACGAGGATAATGGGACGTTGTGTTTCACACCTATGCCCACACCACGGCAACCAGCGCCACCTACTAATAACAAGGCCCGGGACTCTGCTACACTGAGCTCTAAACAGCAGAAAGAGAAGACTAAAGTTAAGAAGAAGCGGAAGAAGGAGACAAAGAATAATGTCAGTAAGGAGGTCAGATTTGGTAAAGTCAATGACAAATTCTGCACTTCTGACTCTGATTGTGGGGACATAGGGAGTGAGGATGATGAAGGCTCTATGAAGAGCTCGAACTGTATAAAGGACTCCACAATGAGCCTAAAAGAATCCTCTGCGTTCAGTACTCACTCtgcatcctcttcctcctcttctcatgGAAGCATGAGCTCTCAGAAACTGACACCCTCGCTGACAGAGCATAACCCAAAGCAGTGGAGGACAGACGGCTGGAAGACTGTGTCATCTCCTGTATGGTCAGATGTAAGCTCCCTCTCTGACTCGGTTAGAACAAGGCTTTCCAGTGAGTCGGACTACTCCTCTGCCGACTCGAGTGTCGAGTCAGTGAAACAGGTGAGAAAGAAAGCACAGGAAAACAGAAAGAAAAACAATGTGCACAACAATGCACTAGACAAAAAGAACTCTGACTTTCACAAGAACTCCAACACAGACAGTACTGTCTCCAAAACGGATAAAGATGGCAAAGTGTTGAAAAAGCATAAAGTCAAACACAAGCACAAaaacaaagagaaagaaaaggcTCCCAGTTTAGTGCTCAATCAAGACATGAACGAGAAATTTGTTAAAAGCTTCTCGTTTGATTTTGATGATTCAAGGCAAAAGTCACTCCTTGTTGAGACTGAGTCCCCAGCTGAAAGCAAGGTTAAACTGTCGAAACATGAAAAAGAGCATTTGAAAAAGGAGGACAGGTTGTCGAAAGGCAAATCTGAGGACAGAGACTGGTCTTCTGGAAAAGAGGTGCAAAGAAATGCTAAAGAGGAGAAATCCAAGAAAACAAGAGAGTCCACCAAGGAGAAGCCAAgcaaggaggagagggaaaagccCTTGAAAACTGAAAAAGAAAAGAGCCTCAAGGAAAAAGAGAAGCCCAAGGAGGAGAAACAACAAAAGACTcataaagaggagaagaagaaaaagtcaAAGGACAAGTCATCTAAACCAGACAGGAAGAGCAGTGAGcaaaaagaagaaaaacataTTAAGGTGGAtaaggagaaaagggaggagaaggaaaaatctaagaaagacaAGGTTCTGAAGGAAGAGCCTGATTATGACGTCTATGATGTCAGTAACCGTTTCTTAAACCTAGAAGACACCAAGCTCAGTGCCTCAGACGACCACCACGACCGATGGGCGTCAGACCTTTCCTCTGACTGCGACCTATATGGAGATGACAGCTGGGATGCTCCTCCTGTGAAGGACTACAAAGAATATAAAGCAAGCAACACTGTAAAGCTGATCGTTGAGACTGAAAAAATAGAGAGCAGAGACCGGAGGAAGGAGAACAAAATCAAAGACAAGAAATTAGATCATAATGACAAACGGTCAGAGAAAGAGCCTACCTCcaagaagaaagagaaagactCTTCAGAAAGAATCTGTGACAAGAAAAAGGATTTGACCGAAAAACAGAAACTGAACTCCAGCCACTCTGTGGAAAAGGAGAAGAAACGAAAGGAATCTGCAGATACTGtcaaagagaagaaagagaaggacCCTACGGACAGCAGTAGAGACCGAAAAGATTCCTATGAGTTCACTAAAGAAAGAAAGGACTTGAAAATCAAACAGGAGTCTATAAGAGACGATTATGGGAATGAGGCCTCCTTCAAAGAAATTGAACCTGTCAGCAAACCATGTGAAATTAGAGAAAGGAACCACTCTGGaaaagagaaggacagaaagggagatggggtggaaaagagagaaaagacTAAAGCTGACAAACACAAGGAAAAGCCTAAAGACCGATCCATAGAACAGGACAAGGAGAAGCCTGAGAGGACCTCAACTGAGAAGCTTTTGAAAGaaaaagacacagacagaggctCTAAAGACAAGAAGGAGGGAGCTaaagacaaacacaaagacacacacagcaaagacaaGGACAGGAAGGTGTCTTCAGAACAAACTAAGGACAAGAAAGAAAAGGCTTCGCAGGACAAGCATGCTGACCGGGATAAAGATGTCCTTGAGGTGAAGAAGGAGGAGCGAAAACCTGAGAAAGTTAAACCTGAGAAAACATGGTACAAGATCGCAGACATTTTCACAGATGAAAGTGAGGATGAAGAAGACAATTACAATGGGGGTGTGGCCAAGTTAAGTGATTCCCTTGGGTTGTCTGATTCTCACAGGAAAGACTCCACATCTGACAGGGATGAGCTTGATCACTTCCAAACGGAAAAACCCAGAAAATATTCTGCTGAGGCCAaacacacaacagaaaaacagAAAGATAAAGACCACAAGAAAAAAGACAAGACCACATTTGATatggggaaagagaggaagggttCCTTAGAGAAACACAACAAAGATAAGAAAGTAAAGGATTCTGTTGATGCAAAACACAAAGAACGCAAAGACAGAATGTCTGTGGACTCAAACCAAGAGAAGAAAAACAAGCAGAAGCTGTTGGACAAGAGGGACGCCAATGAGGAAAAGACCAAGAGTAAATATAAAGACAAGCAAGATCATGTTAACGACAGAAAGCCCTCAAAGGGGAGTGGGGAAAATGAAAAGTCGCTCTTGGAGAAACTGGAGGAAGAGGCCATGAATGACTACAAGGATGACTCCAATGACAAGAACAGTGAGTTATCCTCAGACAGCTTCACTGATCAGGTTCATGAGCCAGTGCTCAGCAGCTACTATGATTCCTCCAACATCAGCCTTCCAGACATTACTGATGAGAGACGAGACTCACTCTCCATATCTAATCCTCAAGACAagttcagagagaaagagaggcaccGACATTCATCTTCGTCATCCTCCAAAAAGAGTCATGACAAGGAGAAGGACAAAGTCAAGAAGGAAAAAGGGGATAAACAAGACAAGATCGAGGAAATAAGAGAATCCTATGGACGCAGAGAAAGTCTGCCCTTCGAGAAAGAGCCTATGCCATTAGAAGCGGACCCTTACACATTTCCATTTGGGTCTAAGGGTGATAAAGATGATTTTGAGAAGACATTGGAGTTTGAAAAGGAGATGTCTAAAAAAGCGGACAAAGACAAACTGAGTACTGTCATCAGTGATAAGATCAAGGACAAAAAGAAAAAAGAGAAACATAAGGAGAAAGTCAAAGAGGAGAAGCACAAGTACACGGATGGCTTCGGATCCCTTAAACACTCCAAGGAGGAGATCAAATCTGGATTGAAAGAGAGTCCTCAAATGATCAATTTGAAGGAAAGATCAAAGGAAGACAGTCCCAAATTTGAtgtgagaaaagagagaaatCGAGACTCTTTGGACAAAGACAGTAgggtggaccatgttaagtccaaggttaaagaagaaaatgaaaaagtaaTTCAGTCTAAAGACACAGCTCGCAAAGACAACCGTCCACGTTCAAAGCTTCTGGTTGATGGGGATCTCAAACTAACCAGCTTTGGGCAAATGTTAGGTTTAAAAGACCAGGAGATTGAAGAACGCCATAAGAAGCATAAGGAGAGGATGAAGCAGATGGAGAAACTAAGACACAGATCAGGGGATCCTAAACTTAGGGATAAAACGAAGTCCACTGAGGAAATAAAGAAAAATCGCAATGAACTATCATCCAAAAAATCAAATAGTTTAGAATCTGCATTGAAAGAGAAGAAGCTCAAAGATGTTGGTCTCCCAGCCCAAATTATGTCTCCAGAAAGAAAGCCACAACCCATTGACACTCAAAATTCAAAGGACTGGCTTGCAGGCCATCAGATGAAAGAAAATCTCCCTGCCTCACCTCGGCAAGATCAGAATAGACCAACGGGTGTTCCCACCCCCACATCTGTAATCTCTTGTCCCAGCTATGAGGAAATCATGCAGACGCCACGGACTCCATCCTGCAGTGCAGAGGACTACCCTGATATAATGTTTGATGGGTTAGATTGTCAGAACTCATCAGCCATGGCCATGTCTATGAATGCCTGCTCCCCATCCTTCTTTGACAGGTACTCCAACTCATCACACACCTTCCAAGAAGGGACTTGTATAACTCCGGCTAAGAATCTCCAGTTGCCCCTTGTCAGCCGATCGGCTTCGTCTGATGTTAGAAGACCCCTGGAAGATGAGTTCAAAGCTGAAGCTGGCAAGTTTCTACAACACATTTTGCCAGACGCCTCTGAGTTTGACTTGGCAGCCTCCCAGCCTCCAGAAGACAAGGCAGCATCAGTGGAAAGACTTGAATGCCTGTCTCCTCCTTACTTCTCACCTATTAGAATGCTGTCTCCCGGGCTGGAACTTGCCCAGCCTGCACTAGATGGGGCCACCACAGCAATGGCTGGCACAGAGACCTGTGAACACCTACCTGAGAGTGTCTACAACAACTTCCTGATGAAGCCCTCAACGCCAGTCCACAGACCTGACCCCCAGGAGCCGTGTCTGGACATTGCTGCTCCACCCACCCCTGCACCTGCTGCTCTTCCTCCCCTGGATATTGATGACCTTTCTGAGCCTCATCAAAGTGAGCACAGTCTTGTTCCCTCTGACCCAGTCAGTGGCAGTGAGTATCTGCCCCCtgttgttgaggaggaggaggaggaggaagaagaggactacgaagaggagggggaggaggaggaagacgaagaagaggaggaggaggaaggggacctTGAAGAACCAACAGATGCTGATCATCATGCTGCTGAGGAGACGACGGACGTCTGCTCATTCTCTCCTCCAAGGGTTGAAGAGCCTTTGAGGAAGGACTGGGCTGAATCTCCTGAGAGAAGGGTTGCAGAGGTGCATCAGTTGACTCCCTCACATCCACTACCCAACCTGGTGGAGAACTCCAGTGATCATACCATCAGCTGGAACTGTGAGATGATTTTGAAATCTCCTCAAAGGAATTATGGGGAAATAGAGGCAGCTGTCTCCAAGATAACCAGTCCCTTCTCGCATTCAGACAGTGATTTGCAGCCCATTGCTGCCATACCTGGCCATCCATCAGTGACCCCTCCATATGCTGCTTACAGGTCTTATGTGCCTGACCCTGACTTTGACGAGCAAAAAGAGGCTGTGGAGGACATTCTAATTTCTCCAGCAAGACCTGAAATGACACCTATGGAATTGGAACCAAACTACTTGACAACCATCTCATCCTCCACAAGGTTAGAGTCTTTCTTCACAGACTGCAAGCCAAACTTGGAGGATAATCACCAGATGGACTCAGAGCTTTCTTGTGCAGTACAAGATGGCAGACAAAACTCCCATGGCTTTACTTCTGAGAGCCATATGCCTCTAGCAGTAAGCAACGAGCCAGTGGTGCCCTGGACAGACCCATTCTCAGCTACAGTGGATGAGCTTGATGATCTTGGCCCTTTCTCTCTACCtgacctcccttctctctccctcccgacCTCCCTGCCAGACAAGGAGATGCCAGAGCTTGATGTCAGAGATGCAGTGCCAACCGACTACAAGCCTCCACCTGCTCATATAAGGCCTCCTGCGATTGAAACAATAGAGGGCGAAGAGCTTATGGAAGTTGACCTGCCTATCCTGGCCAAACCCCTGTGCCCTTCCGCGGTCCTACCACTCAATGATTCTTTGCAGGATTTGGTTGTGCCCTCACCAAAACACAATTTCCAGCCAGAATTTGAGTCTGAGCCTCAGAATGTCCCTGAAAATAACTTTGTGAAACCACAGGTCTTTGAAAACAGAGCCACATATGAAGAGACTGATGAGAGTGATGGAAACATGATGTTCTCAGCTGTTAATACAAACAATACTCCGCATCACAGGCAGATGTCACTGACCGAGTCATTATCAGTTGTAATTGCTCCATGTATGGACTCCTTGACAACTGTTAAACCAGAACAAAGTGGGCAGGTATCAGATCCCTTTGTTGGGCCAACTTGCAGTCCAGTCCCCTCAGTTCCTCTACCAGTTGCTGTCACGATTTCTGGTACAGTCCATGTTTCGGAGGCTCTTGAGACAACATCTAAGCTCACGGTCACTCTGACAACATTGTCAACTGACCTTCCCAAGAAGGTGGAGGAGATCCCACAGAGGATGACCAGAAACAGGGCCCAGATGCTGGCAAAACAGGagaataccaccaccaccaccacaaaaaagcagagtagtagagtagtagcagagagtacaaccaccaccactatacctGCTAGCGTGATACCTCCATCTGCCCCTACCCCTGTCACCATGAGCATGGCTGTAACCACAACCACCCCTATTCCCACCCCTACTTTTGTCCCCTTTGTTGTTCTGGAGAAAGAAAAGGAACTTgtcaccaccatctccaccacagCAACCATTACCCCGACTCCCCCGCTGCCGCCTCCTGTAGTGGTCAGCAAAACTAAAGGGCGGCCTGTGGAGGAAGAGGAATCCCAGACGCAGCATCCACGCAAGAGGAAGTTCCCGAAACCGCAGGTTCAGCTGGTCAACACAGCCATGCAGCAGACCAGGGAGATGATTCAACAGACGCTGGCTGTCATTGTCAATGCCATCAAACTGGATGACATAGAACCCTACCACAGTGACCGCTCTAACCCTTACTTCGAATACCTGCAGATACGGAAAAaaatagaggagaagaggaagatctTGTGCTACATCACACCACAGGCCCCTCAGTGCTACGCTGAGTACGTGACCTACACAGGCTCCTACCTGCTGGATGGCAAGCCGCTAAGCAAGCTGCACATCCCAGTG ATTGCTCCACCTCCATCGTTATCGGAGCCCCTGAAGGAGCTCTTTCGACAGCAGGAGACAGTGAGGGGGAAGCTGAGACTGCAGCACAGCATAGAGAGG GAAAagcttattgtctcgtgtgagcAAGAAGTACTGCGGGTCCATTGCAGAGCGGCAAGAACGATAGCCAATCAGGCCGTCCCATTCAGTGCCTGCACTATGTTACTGGACTCTGAGGTGTACAACATGCCAACAGAGAGTCAG GGTGATGAGAACAAGTCAGTGAGAGATCGCTTCAATGCTCGCCAGTTCATTTCCTGGATTCAGGATGTGGATGACAAATATGACCGCATGAAG acGTGTCTGTTAATGCGGCAGCAGCATGAGGCAGCTGCCCTGAACGCGGTGCAGAGGATGGAGTGGCAACTGAAGGTGCAGGAGCTGGACCCTGCTGTACACAAGTCTCTGTGCGTCAACGAGGTCCCCTCCTTCTACGTGCCAATGGTTGACGTCAACGATGACTTTGTGCTGTTGCCCGCGTGA